A single Columba livia isolate bColLiv1 breed racing homer chromosome 22, bColLiv1.pat.W.v2, whole genome shotgun sequence DNA region contains:
- the RASSF5 gene encoding ras association domain-containing protein 5 isoform X1, with amino-acid sequence MASLAVGLCPRPLPPSVPGSMRRCPPGLASPAVAPQPVGGRSPGSPGGARAARRLRRRGGAPRQLPDVRSIFAAPREPAERGHGHCFALRPPRHGWCDLCGEAVRECALRCDHCRYTCHQECRSLIQLDCPWPDPCQGQLSPESTLLPPCSQNVAQTVEEEKPKPPTVQEIKQKIEKYNAKVTNCLLMKLNDDGTYTGFIKVHLKLRRPVTVPAGIRPQSIYDALKEVNLAEMTDKRTSFYLPLDAIKQLHISSTTTVSEVIQGLLKKFMVVDNPQKFALFKEMRKDGQVLVQKLPLTEYPLYLRLLAGPDTDVLSFVLKENETGEVEWDAFSIPELQNFLMILDKEEKEKIQQVQRKYEKFKQRLQQTLKEARGKPG; translated from the exons ATGGCGTCCTTGgccgtggggctgtgcccccgcCCGCTGCCGCCCTCCGTGCCTGGTTCCATGCGCCGGTGCCCGCCCGGCCTGGCCAGCCCCGCCGTCGCCCCGCAGCCGGTGGGCGGCCGGTCCCCCGGGAGCCCCGGCGGGGCCAGGGCAGCGCGGCGGCTGCGACGGCGCGGCGGAGCCCCGCGGCAGCTCCCCGACGTGCGAAGCATCTTCGCGGCGCCGCGGGAACCGGCGGAGCGCGGTCACGGTCACTGCTTCGCCCTCCGCCCCCCGCGCCACGGCTGGTGCGACCTGTGCGGGGAGGCGGTGCGGGAGTGCGCCCTGCGCTGCGACC ACTGCAGATACACATGTCACCAGGAGTGCCGCAGCCTCATCCAGCTGGACTGTCCCTGGCCGGACCCGTGCCAAGGCCAGCTCTCTCCCGAGAGCACCCTGCTGCCACCCTGCAGCCAG AATGTAGCACAAACggtagaagaagaaaaacccaaGCCTCCGACCGTCCAGGAGATCAAACAGAAAATTGAGAAGTACAATGCAAAGGTTACAAACTGCTTGTTGATGAAGCTG AATGACGATGGGACATACACGGGTTTCATTAAAGTGCATTTGAAGCTGCGCCGCCCCGTGACGGTGCCGGCGGGGATCCGGCCGCAGTCCATCTACGATGCCCTCAAGGAGGTGAACTTGGCCGAGATGACGGACAAGAGAACGTCCTTCTACCTGCCACTGGACGCCATCAAGCAGCTCCACATCAGCAGTACGACCACGGTGAGCGAGGTGATCCAGGGGCTCCTGAAGAAGTTCATGGTGGTGGATAATCCGCAGAAGTTTGCGCTTTTCAAGGAGATGCGGAAAGATGGGCAAG TGCTTGTGCAGAAGCTCCCGCTCACCGAGTACCCCCTGTACCTGCGGCTGCTGGCGGGCCCCGACACCGATGTGCTCAGTTTTGTGTTGAAGGAAAACGAAACGGGGGAAGTTGAG TGGGACGCGTTCTCCATCCCGGAGCTACAGAACTTCTTGATGATACTGGacaaagaggagaaggagaaaatcCAGCAAGTGCAAAGGAAGTACGAGAAGTTTAAACAGAGACTGCAACAGACCTTGAAAGAAGCCAGAGGCAAGCCTGGATAA
- the RASSF5 gene encoding ras association domain-containing protein 5 isoform X3 has translation MSSGYCSLDEDLEDCFFTAKTSFFRSTPSKVPAKNVAQTVEEEKPKPPTVQEIKQKIEKYNAKVTNCLLMKLNDDGTYTGFIKVHLKLRRPVTVPAGIRPQSIYDALKEVNLAEMTDKRTSFYLPLDAIKQLHISSTTTVSEVIQGLLKKFMVVDNPQKFALFKEMRKDGQVLVQKLPLTEYPLYLRLLAGPDTDVLSFVLKENETGEVEWDAFSIPELQNFLMILDKEEKEKIQQVQRKYEKFKQRLQQTLKEARGKPG, from the exons ATGAGCAGCGGGTACTGCAGCTTGGATGAAGACCTCGAGGATTGCTTTTTCACGGCAAAAACCTCTTTCTTCCGGAGCACACCGAGCAAGGTCCCTGCCAAG AATGTAGCACAAACggtagaagaagaaaaacccaaGCCTCCGACCGTCCAGGAGATCAAACAGAAAATTGAGAAGTACAATGCAAAGGTTACAAACTGCTTGTTGATGAAGCTG AATGACGATGGGACATACACGGGTTTCATTAAAGTGCATTTGAAGCTGCGCCGCCCCGTGACGGTGCCGGCGGGGATCCGGCCGCAGTCCATCTACGATGCCCTCAAGGAGGTGAACTTGGCCGAGATGACGGACAAGAGAACGTCCTTCTACCTGCCACTGGACGCCATCAAGCAGCTCCACATCAGCAGTACGACCACGGTGAGCGAGGTGATCCAGGGGCTCCTGAAGAAGTTCATGGTGGTGGATAATCCGCAGAAGTTTGCGCTTTTCAAGGAGATGCGGAAAGATGGGCAAG TGCTTGTGCAGAAGCTCCCGCTCACCGAGTACCCCCTGTACCTGCGGCTGCTGGCGGGCCCCGACACCGATGTGCTCAGTTTTGTGTTGAAGGAAAACGAAACGGGGGAAGTTGAG TGGGACGCGTTCTCCATCCCGGAGCTACAGAACTTCTTGATGATACTGGacaaagaggagaaggagaaaatcCAGCAAGTGCAAAGGAAGTACGAGAAGTTTAAACAGAGACTGCAACAGACCTTGAAAGAAGCCAGAGGCAAGCCTGGATAA
- the RASSF5 gene encoding ras association domain-containing protein 5 isoform X2 translates to MERDTSQGSSSGCADCRYTCHQECRSLIQLDCPWPDPCQGQLSPESTLLPPCSQNVAQTVEEEKPKPPTVQEIKQKIEKYNAKVTNCLLMKLNDDGTYTGFIKVHLKLRRPVTVPAGIRPQSIYDALKEVNLAEMTDKRTSFYLPLDAIKQLHISSTTTVSEVIQGLLKKFMVVDNPQKFALFKEMRKDGQVLVQKLPLTEYPLYLRLLAGPDTDVLSFVLKENETGEVEWDAFSIPELQNFLMILDKEEKEKIQQVQRKYEKFKQRLQQTLKEARGKPG, encoded by the exons ATGGAGAGGGATACCAGCCAAGGctccagctctggctgtgcaG ACTGCAGATACACATGTCACCAGGAGTGCCGCAGCCTCATCCAGCTGGACTGTCCCTGGCCGGACCCGTGCCAAGGCCAGCTCTCTCCCGAGAGCACCCTGCTGCCACCCTGCAGCCAG AATGTAGCACAAACggtagaagaagaaaaacccaaGCCTCCGACCGTCCAGGAGATCAAACAGAAAATTGAGAAGTACAATGCAAAGGTTACAAACTGCTTGTTGATGAAGCTG AATGACGATGGGACATACACGGGTTTCATTAAAGTGCATTTGAAGCTGCGCCGCCCCGTGACGGTGCCGGCGGGGATCCGGCCGCAGTCCATCTACGATGCCCTCAAGGAGGTGAACTTGGCCGAGATGACGGACAAGAGAACGTCCTTCTACCTGCCACTGGACGCCATCAAGCAGCTCCACATCAGCAGTACGACCACGGTGAGCGAGGTGATCCAGGGGCTCCTGAAGAAGTTCATGGTGGTGGATAATCCGCAGAAGTTTGCGCTTTTCAAGGAGATGCGGAAAGATGGGCAAG TGCTTGTGCAGAAGCTCCCGCTCACCGAGTACCCCCTGTACCTGCGGCTGCTGGCGGGCCCCGACACCGATGTGCTCAGTTTTGTGTTGAAGGAAAACGAAACGGGGGAAGTTGAG TGGGACGCGTTCTCCATCCCGGAGCTACAGAACTTCTTGATGATACTGGacaaagaggagaaggagaaaatcCAGCAAGTGCAAAGGAAGTACGAGAAGTTTAAACAGAGACTGCAACAGACCTTGAAAGAAGCCAGAGGCAAGCCTGGATAA